In a single window of the Pseudomonas sp. B21-015 genome:
- a CDS encoding carbonic anhydrase has translation MSDKDKQPLAVSASAQPEAETADAALQHIVDGFLHFHHEIFPQQEELFKKLATAQRPRAMFIACADSRIVPELITQSAPGDLFVTRNVGNVVPPYGQMNGGVSTAIEYAVLALGVQHIIICGHSDCGAMRAVLNPQSLEKMPTVKAWLRHAEVAKTMVQDNCHCTDENESMHILTEENVIAQLQHLRTHPSVASRMANGQLFIHGWVYNIETSEIKAYDADQGCFLPLDGSHPIPVATPKARF, from the coding sequence ATGAGTGACAAGGATAAACAGCCGTTGGCTGTGTCGGCTTCAGCCCAACCCGAGGCGGAAACCGCCGACGCAGCGCTGCAGCATATCGTTGACGGCTTTTTACATTTTCATCACGAGATCTTTCCGCAGCAGGAAGAACTCTTCAAAAAACTCGCCACGGCCCAACGGCCTCGGGCGATGTTCATCGCGTGCGCCGATTCACGCATCGTTCCCGAACTGATCACCCAGAGCGCCCCCGGCGACTTGTTCGTGACCCGTAACGTCGGCAACGTCGTGCCGCCTTACGGGCAAATGAACGGCGGTGTTTCCACCGCCATCGAATATGCAGTGCTGGCCCTCGGCGTGCAGCACATCATCATCTGCGGGCATTCTGACTGTGGCGCCATGCGCGCGGTGCTCAACCCGCAGAGCCTGGAGAAAATGCCCACGGTCAAAGCCTGGCTGCGCCATGCGGAAGTGGCGAAAACCATGGTCCAGGACAACTGCCATTGCACTGATGAAAACGAGAGCATGCACATCCTCACCGAGGAGAATGTGATCGCTCAGTTGCAGCATTTGCGCACGCACCCGTCGGTGGCCTCGCGCATGGCCAATGGTCAGCTGTTTATCCATGGTTGGGTCTACAACATCGAAACCAGCGAAATCAAAGCTTACGACGCCGATCAGGGGTGTTTCCTGCCGCTCGATGGCAGTCATCCGATTCCGGTGGCGACGCCTAAAGCGCGCTTCTAA
- a CDS encoding PA0069 family radical SAM protein, giving the protein MSTPLPPRGRGTATNPHNRFAPNRSVAEDDGWYQEAPITQGTEVRIETAKSIITRNNSPDLPFDRSINPYRGCEHGCIYCYARPSHAYWDLSPGLDFETKLIAKTNAADVLEEQLSKRGYQCAPINLGSNTDPYQPIEREHRITRKTLEVLLRYRHPVTIITKGSLILRDLDLLAELAEQRLVAVMISLTTLDDELKRILEPRAATPKARLRAIRVMREAGITVGVLCSPMIPMINDSELESLLTEAHAAGAQSAAYMMLRLPLEVAPLFEEWLAAHYPQRAAHVMSLIRQSRGGELYDSRFGARMRGEGPFADLLAQRFAKTIKRLGLNRREGFNLDCTAFCPPGRQMPLI; this is encoded by the coding sequence ATGTCTACCCCTCTTCCCCCGCGCGGTCGCGGCACCGCCACCAACCCGCACAACCGCTTCGCGCCGAACCGTTCGGTGGCCGAGGATGACGGCTGGTATCAGGAAGCACCGATCACCCAAGGCACCGAGGTGCGCATCGAGACGGCAAAATCCATCATTACCCGCAACAATTCGCCGGACTTGCCCTTCGACCGTTCGATCAATCCTTACCGCGGCTGCGAGCATGGCTGCATCTATTGCTATGCGCGGCCAAGCCACGCCTATTGGGACCTGTCGCCGGGGCTGGATTTCGAAACCAAGCTGATCGCCAAGACCAACGCCGCCGATGTGCTGGAAGAACAACTGTCCAAACGCGGCTATCAATGCGCACCGATCAACCTGGGCTCCAACACCGACCCTTATCAACCGATCGAGCGTGAACACAGAATCACCCGCAAGACCCTCGAAGTGCTGCTGCGCTACCGTCACCCAGTGACCATCATCACCAAGGGTTCGCTGATTCTGCGCGATCTGGACCTGCTGGCCGAACTCGCCGAGCAAAGGCTGGTGGCGGTGATGATCAGCCTCACCACCCTGGACGATGAACTCAAACGCATCCTCGAACCCCGTGCAGCAACGCCCAAGGCGCGACTGCGGGCGATCCGGGTGATGCGCGAAGCCGGGATTACCGTGGGCGTTTTGTGTTCACCGATGATTCCGATGATCAACGACAGCGAACTCGAAAGCCTGCTGACCGAAGCTCATGCGGCGGGTGCCCAGAGTGCCGCTTACATGATGTTGCGCTTGCCTCTGGAAGTGGCGCCACTGTTCGAAGAGTGGCTGGCCGCCCACTATCCCCAGCGCGCAGCTCATGTGATGAGCCTGATCCGCCAAAGCCGTGGTGGCGAGCTCTACGACAGCCGGTTTGGCGCCAGAATGCGCGGTGAAGGGCCGTTTGCCGATCTGTTGGCACAACGCTTCGCCAAAACCATCAAGCGCCTGGGGCTCAATCGTCGGGAAGGCTTCAACCTGGATTGCACAGCCTTTTGTCCGCCGGGTCGCCAGATGCCGTTGATTTAA
- a CDS encoding dual specificity protein phosphatase family protein — MSQFRLFPAICLSLVAFFTLSLAWADDTPLPRPADWAQSVEVQYNLYQMSPTLYRSALPDSGAVPLLEKLKVATVINFLPEPDSSWLSTPGITQIQLPYRTNHVDDSDVLKALRTIQTAEAKGPVLMHCKHGSDRTGLMAAMYRVVVQGWSKEDALSEMTQGGFGDSTHFKDGIRYMMQADVDKLRTALANGDCSTSPFASCSMKNWFKSAHVE; from the coding sequence ATGTCCCAATTCCGCCTTTTCCCTGCGATTTGTCTGTCGTTGGTTGCGTTTTTTACTCTTTCACTGGCTTGGGCCGACGATACGCCACTGCCTCGGCCAGCGGATTGGGCTCAATCGGTGGAGGTTCAGTACAACCTCTATCAGATGTCCCCGACCCTCTATCGCAGTGCATTGCCAGACAGCGGGGCGGTGCCGCTGCTGGAAAAACTCAAGGTCGCCACCGTCATCAACTTCCTGCCTGAACCGGACTCAAGCTGGTTGTCCACGCCCGGAATCACCCAGATTCAGCTGCCCTACCGCACCAATCACGTGGACGACAGTGATGTGCTCAAGGCGCTTCGCACGATTCAGACCGCCGAAGCCAAAGGCCCTGTACTTATGCATTGCAAACACGGCTCGGACCGCACGGGCCTGATGGCGGCGATGTACCGGGTGGTGGTGCAGGGCTGGAGCAAGGAAGACGCGCTGAGTGAAATGACCCAGGGTGGTTTTGGCGATAGCACCCACTTCAAGGACGGCATTCGCTACATGATGCAGGCCGATGTAGACAAACTTCGTACGGCGCTGGCCAATGGTGATTGCAGCACCAGTCCGTTTGCCAGTTGCTCGATGAAGAACTGGTTCAAATCGGCTCATGTCGAGTAA
- a CDS encoding YheV family putative zinc ribbon protein — MREGPVITKKRFIAGAVCPACSEPDKLMMWNEDTVPHRECVACGYSDTLNEQGLSVPKELGTRVNTSALKVPDAKVQAVQFFPNPKLKKKPDEQH, encoded by the coding sequence ATGAGAGAGGGACCTGTGATTACCAAAAAACGCTTTATCGCCGGGGCAGTCTGCCCGGCCTGCAGCGAGCCGGACAAGTTGATGATGTGGAACGAAGATACCGTTCCACATCGCGAGTGTGTGGCCTGCGGTTATTCCGACACGCTGAATGAACAAGGCCTGTCGGTGCCCAAGGAATTGGGCACCCGGGTCAACACCTCGGCACTCAAGGTGCCGGACGCCAAGGTTCAGGCTGTGCAGTTTTTCCCGAACCCGAAACTGAAGAAAAAGCCTGACGAACAGCACTGA
- the prlC gene encoding oligopeptidase A, with translation MSVNNPLLQSYDLPPFSAIRAEHVQPAIEKILADNRAAIVDILKTQGKQPTWAGLVLAMDELNDRLGAAWSPVSHLNAVCNSAELREAYESCLPALSAYATELGQNRELFQAYEALANSPEAAGFDVAQKTILEHALRDFRLSGIDLPAPEQKRYADVQSKLSELASHFSNQLLDATQAWTKHITDEAALAGLTESAKAQMAAAAQAKDLNGWLITLEFPSYYAVMTYAQDRTLREEVYAAYCTRASDQGPNAGQNDNGPVMEEILDLRQELAKLLGFASFSELSLATKMAESNDQVLSFLRDLAKRSKPFAALDLQQLKAYAAEQGCPDLQSWDSGFYGEKLREQRYSVAQETLRAYFPIDKVLGGLFSIVQRLYGIEIAELKGFDTWHPDVRLFEIKENGQHVGRFFFDLYARANKRGGAWMDGARDHRRTINGALQSPVANLVCNFTPADSGKPALLTHDEVTTLFHEFGHGLHHLLTRVEHAGVSGINGVAWDAVELPSQFMENWCWEPEGLALISGHYETGEPLPQDLLEKMLAAKNFQSGLMMVRQLEFSLFDFELHATHGDGRNVLQVLEGVRDEVSVMRPPAYNRFPNSFAHIFAGGYAAGYYSYKWAEVLSADAFSKFEEDGVLNAETGRAFREAILARGGSQEPMVLFVDFRGRAPSIDALLRHSGLSEDAAA, from the coding sequence GTGAGCGTGAACAACCCTCTTCTGCAGTCCTACGACCTGCCGCCGTTCTCGGCGATCCGTGCCGAACACGTGCAACCGGCCATTGAAAAGATCCTGGCTGACAACCGCGCCGCCATCGTCGATATCCTCAAAACCCAGGGCAAACAACCGACCTGGGCCGGCCTGGTGCTGGCGATGGACGAACTCAATGACCGTCTGGGCGCCGCCTGGAGCCCGGTCAGCCACCTCAATGCCGTGTGCAACAGTGCTGAGTTGCGCGAGGCTTACGAGTCCTGCCTGCCGGCCCTGAGTGCCTACGCCACCGAGCTGGGTCAGAACCGTGAACTGTTTCAGGCCTATGAAGCGCTGGCCAACAGCCCAGAGGCTGCCGGTTTCGACGTGGCGCAAAAAACGATCCTGGAGCACGCCCTGCGTGACTTCCGTCTGTCGGGTATCGACCTGCCTGCACCTGAGCAAAAGCGTTATGCCGATGTGCAGAGCAAACTGTCTGAGCTAGCCAGTCACTTCTCCAACCAGTTGCTCGACGCCACTCAGGCCTGGACCAAACACATCACCGACGAAGCCGCCCTCGCCGGCCTGACCGAGTCGGCCAAAGCGCAAATGGCCGCCGCCGCGCAAGCCAAAGACCTGAACGGCTGGCTGATCACCCTGGAATTCCCGAGTTACTACGCGGTAATGACCTACGCCCAGGACCGCACCCTGCGCGAAGAAGTCTACGCCGCCTACTGCACCCGTGCGTCGGACCAAGGCCCGAATGCCGGTCAGAACGATAACGGCCCGGTCATGGAAGAAATCCTCGACCTGCGTCAGGAGCTGGCAAAACTGTTGGGCTTCGCCAGCTTTTCGGAGTTGAGCCTGGCCACCAAAATGGCCGAGTCCAACGATCAGGTGCTGAGTTTCCTGCGCGACCTGGCAAAACGCAGCAAGCCTTTCGCCGCCCTGGATCTGCAACAGCTCAAGGCCTACGCCGCCGAACAAGGTTGCCCGGATCTGCAAAGCTGGGACAGCGGTTTCTACGGTGAAAAACTCCGCGAGCAGCGCTACAGCGTCGCCCAGGAAACCCTTCGCGCGTACTTCCCGATCGACAAGGTCTTGGGTGGACTGTTCAGCATCGTCCAGCGCCTGTATGGCATCGAGATCGCCGAGCTGAAAGGCTTCGACACTTGGCACCCGGACGTTCGCCTTTTCGAAATCAAGGAAAACGGCCAGCACGTCGGCCGCTTCTTCTTCGACCTGTATGCCCGCGCCAACAAGCGCGGCGGTGCCTGGATGGACGGCGCCCGCGATCATCGCCGCACGATCAATGGCGCGCTGCAAAGCCCGGTGGCGAACCTGGTGTGCAACTTCACCCCGGCCGATAGCGGTAAACCAGCCCTGCTGACCCACGACGAAGTCACCACCCTGTTCCACGAATTCGGTCATGGCCTGCATCACCTGCTGACCCGCGTCGAGCACGCCGGCGTGTCCGGCATCAACGGTGTGGCCTGGGACGCGGTCGAGCTGCCAAGCCAGTTCATGGAAAACTGGTGCTGGGAGCCGGAAGGCCTGGCGCTGATTTCCGGTCACTACGAAACCGGCGAGCCGCTGCCTCAAGACCTGCTGGAAAAAATGCTCGCGGCGAAGAACTTCCAGTCCGGCCTGATGATGGTCCGTCAGTTGGAGTTCTCGCTGTTCGACTTCGAACTGCACGCCACCCATGGCGACGGTCGTAACGTGCTGCAAGTGCTCGAAGGCGTGCGCGACGAGGTTTCGGTCATGCGTCCACCGGCCTACAACCGTTTCCCCAACAGCTTCGCCCACATCTTCGCCGGTGGTTACGCGGCGGGTTACTACAGCTATAAATGGGCTGAAGTATTGTCGGCCGATGCCTTCTCCAAGTTCGAAGAAGACGGCGTGCTCAATGCCGAGACCGGTCGCGCCTTCCGCGAAGCGATCCTGGCGCGCGGTGGATCTCAGGAACCGATGGTGCTGTTCGTCGACTTCCGTGGCCGTGCGCCATCGATTGACGCACTCTTGCGCCACAGCGGCCTGAGTGAGGACGCGGCAGCATGA